The DNA region AGGACCTCACGGGTGAACACCTGCCGCGGCTTGCGGGCCAGCGCGACCAGCAGGTCGAACTCCAGCGGCGTGAGCTGGATGGCCTTGCCGTCGCGCAGGACCTCGTGGCCGGGGACGTCGATGGTCAGGTCGCCGATGCCCAGGGTCTCGGCGGGCTCGGACTCGGTCCGACGCAGCCGGGCGCGCACCCGGGCGACCAGTTCCTTGGGCTTGAACGGCTTGACCACATAGTCGTCGGCGCCGGACTCCAGGCCCAGCACGATGTCGACGGTGTCGCTCTTGGCGGTCAGCATGACGATCGGGACCCCCGACTCGCCGCGGATCGCCTTGCAAACGTCGATGCCGTTCATGCCGGGCAGCATGAGGTCGAGCAGCACCAGGTCGGGTTTGAGCTCACGCAGCGCGGGCAGCGCACGCGAGCCGTCGGCCACGACGGCGGTGTCGAACCCCTCGCCGCGCAGCACGATCGTGAGCATCTCGGCGAGAGCCGGGTCGTCGTCCACTACCAGCACACGTGCCTTCATGAGCACATATTCGCACTGCGCGCGGATTAGGGGGTGAGCAGGTGCTTCGAGAGTGTCGCGAGGTCGGTCTCGGCGGCCCCGTCGATGACGTGCCACGGGCTGAGGAAGGCACTCGCGGCCAGCCCGTCGTAGACCTCCGCACACCGCGCCTGAAGGTCGGCGTCGGCCTCCCACTTGTCCTGCTCGCGGTTCTCGGTGCGCTCGCGGTGCTCGGACCGCTCTTTGGCGGTCGCGGCGGTGACCTTGAGCAGGAGCTGGGCGTGCGGGAGGGGAAGTTCGAAGCGGTCGACCTCGATGGACTTGACCCACTGAACGAACTCGCCGTCCGCGTCCTCGTGCAGCCGCGCGGCCCCGTAGGCGGCGTTGGAGGAGATGTAGCGGTCGAGCAGGAGGACGTCGGCGGTGTCGAGCTTGAACTGGATGTCGGCGGCGGCGCCTTGGCGGTCGAGCGCGTAGAGGATGGCCGAGCCGTAGACGGAGTCGCCTAGGGGGCCGAGCTTGCCGTAGAGGCCGTCGCGGACGAGGTCGGCGGTGACGCTGCGGCCGTAGCGGGGGAAGGCCATGGTGGCCGTGCGCGCGCCTTGCTCGGCGAAGGCGGCGGTGAGCTTCTCGGCGAGGGTGCGCTTACCGGCCCCGTCGAGCCCTTCGATGACGATGAGACGACCCATGCCGAAGACCCTAACGGTGTCTCGATCGTGTCAGCCGGGGCGTGGTCATCATGAAGGACACCATGTCCATCCACGCCTTTGTCGACGAGTCCCGCCGCGGATCGCGGTACTACGTCGCAGTAGCCCTGGTCGAGCCTCGACACCTGCGAGAGCTCCGACGTGATGTAAGAAATCTGCTGCTCCCTGGCCAACGGGAGATCCACTTCAAGAAGGAGAAAGACCCACGGCGGCGGGCT from Alloactinosynnema sp. L-07 includes:
- a CDS encoding dTMP kinase, with translation MGRLIVIEGLDGAGKRTLAEKLTAAFAEQGARTATMAFPRYGRSVTADLVRDGLYGKLGPLGDSVYGSAILYALDRQGAAADIQFKLDTADVLLLDRYISSNAAYGAARLHEDADGEFVQWVKSIEVDRFELPLPHAQLLLKVTAATAKERSEHRERTENREQDKWEADADLQARCAEVYDGLAASAFLSPWHVIDGAAETDLATLSKHLLTP
- the mtrA gene encoding MtrAB system response regulator MtrA, producing MKARVLVVDDDPALAEMLTIVLRGEGFDTAVVADGSRALPALRELKPDLVLLDLMLPGMNGIDVCKAIRGESGVPIVMLTAKSDTVDIVLGLESGADDYVVKPFKPKELVARVRARLRRTESEPAETLGIGDLTIDVPGHEVLRDGKAIQLTPLEFDLLVALARKPRQVFTREVLLEQVWGYRHAADTRLVNVHVQRLRSKVERDPEHPEVVLTVRGVGYKAGPP